Genomic DNA from Candidatus Methylacidithermus pantelleriae:
TACGCTCTTTACTTTAGTCGATCCGGCGTGCCATATTGTTTCCGGGATCCAAGCCGGCGATCGTTTCTCCGGCATCTTGGGGTTTATGCATACCAATTGTGGGCGCTAGCGAAGCTCGTCCGCTTACCTCCCGGCCGGTTGGAGCAAGACGAAGATCTGGAACAGCTTCGAGCTCTGGAGAACGGATTGCGGATTAAAGTGGTGGAAGTGGACGGTTGCTTTCAGGGAGTGGACACTCCGGAGGATGTCCCAAAGGTTGAACGGCTCCTGCAGCAAAAATGAAACATATTTTTGTTACAGGTGGCGTAGTCAGTTCCATCGGTAAGGGACTGACGGCTGCGGCCCTGGGGACCCTTCTGGAACGGAGAGGGCTCCGCGTGACACTCCAGAAGTTTGATCCGTATTTGAACGTGGATCCGGGAACGATGAATCCCTACCAGCACGGGGAGGTCTACGTTCTGGATGATGGGGCAGAGACGGATCTTGATTTGGGGCATTACGAGCGGTTCACCTCAGCGCGATTGACCCGGAGCAACAACGTCACGACAGGGCAGATTTACGAGGCGGTGCTGGCCAAGGAACGGCGGGGTGATTATTTGGGCAAAACCGTTCAGGTCATCCCACACGTTACTGACGAAATCAAAGAGCGAATTCGGGCCGTTGCCCGGGAAGACGAATGTGATCTGGTGATTACGGAAATTGGCGGGACAACCGGAGATATCGAAGGGCTTCCCTTTCTAGAGGCAGTTCGACAATTTGCTATGGAAGTAGGCCCGCGAAACGCCCTTTTTTTGCATGTGACCCTTGTGCCTTACATTAAGGCAGCCGGAGAGCTTAAGACCAAGCCGACCCAGCAGAGTGTTGCCAAGCTCCGGGAAATCGGAATTCAGCCTCACATCATTGTGTGTCGCACCGAGGTTCCGATCGACCTTGAGGTACGAAGGAAGATTGCTCTTTACTGTAATGTTCCCTTGGAAGCGGTCATTGAAGAACAGGATGTCGAGCTGAGCATTTATGAGCTCCCTCTGGCGCTCCAACAAGAGGGATTGGACGAGCTAGTATGCCGGCATCTGGGTTTACAGCTGGGCGCGGCGAACATGTCGGACTGGAAGGAGTTTTTGCGCCGTTTGGCCCAGCCGAAGCACACGGTCGAAGTGGCCATTGTAGGGAAGTACATCGAGCATCAAGACGCTTACAAAAGCCTCTGCGAGGCCTTAACCCATGCAGGGGCCGAGCTGGAAGCGCGGGTGGCCGTACGCAGGGTGGATGCGGGCCAGATTGAGGCGCAGGGTCCAGCCCGTTATTTGGATGGGATTAACGGGATTCTCGTACCGGGGGGCTTCGGAAGTCGGGGAGTCGAAGGCAAGATTGCTGCGGCGCGCTATGCGCGGGAAGAGAGAATTCCCTACCTGGGACTATGTCTTGGAATGCAAATTGCGGTCATTGAGTTTGCCCGGAACGTTTTGGGGTTAACCCGTGCGCACAGCACGGAATTCGTACCAGAGACGCCAGATCCGGTGATTTGTCTATTGGATGAACAGAGACGGGTGGTGGTCAAGGGGGGCACGATGCGTTTGGGTAGCTCTCTGTGCATCCTTCGGCCGGGGACGAGAGCTTGGGCCGCCTACGGGCGATCGGAGGTTGCAGAGCGGCACCGGCACCGGTACGAGGTTAATCATGCGTATCGGGACCGGATGGAAAAGGCCGGTTTCCTTGTTTCCGGAGTGGCTGCTGATGATCGGCTGGTGGAGATCATGGAGCTAGTGGACCATCCGTGGTTTGTGGGTTGCCAATTTCATCCGGAGTTTCAATCCAAGCCGAATCGGCCGCATCCACTTTTTGTGGCGTTCCTGCGAGCGGCGCTTGCTCATGCCCAGGCAGCGCGTTATCCGCTTTTGGAGATCCGGAACTAGAGACCAAAACCAGGGGGCATGGCCGCTAGAAACGACGGGGAAAACGAAAGGAAAAGGAAAACGGGTTGGGGAGAGTTGGGAGGGCTAACCCTAGACCATGAAGGACAGAACCCAAAAAAACCCTCTGGTTCTTATCGCTGGGCCCTGCTTGCTCGAAAGTCTCTCTCTTGGCCTGGAGGTGGCGGAGTTCCTTAAGGAAGAGGCCGTGTGTCGGGGATTTCAATTCGTTTTTAAAGCCTCCTTTGATAAGGCCAATCGGAGTTGCATTAGCTCCCCCCGGGGACCAGGACTGGCGAAGGGTCTGGAAATGCTTGCAGAGATTCGGAATCGAGTGGGAGTAGCGGTAACCACCGACGTGCACGAGTGCTGGCAGGTACGGGAGGTGGCTTCGGTAGCCGATCTTATCCAAATTCCTGCCTTTCTTTCCAGGCAGACGGAACTTTTGCTCACCGCTGCGCGGTCCGGCCGGCCGGTTAACGTAAAAAAGGGGCAATTTTTAGCCCCAGAGGATGCCGATCGGATCGCCGAGAAACTCCGGGCCGGAGGGTGTGGAAATTATTTTATTACCGAAAGAGGGACAAGTTTTGGATACCGGGATTTGGTTGTTGACATGCGCTCGCTTGCCCTTATGAGGCGAGCGGGTCACAGGGTTATTTTTGATGCAACTCATTCCGTCCAGCGCCCGGGAAGTCTTGGGAATTCTTCGGGAGGCGATCGGAGCCTGGTTCCCGTGTTGGCCCGGGCTGCGGTTGCGGCTGGGGTGGATGGACTTTTTATGGAAACCCATCCGGACCCGGATCGAGCCTGGTCCGATGGTCCTTGCATGCTTCCCTTAAAAGAGATACCTAGCTTATTGGACACCCTGGGGGCCATTTATGAAGCCATTGTCCTTGGCTAGGGTCTTTGTGGTTCTTTGTGGGGTTGGGCTAGCCGCAGGGCTTTTGGCCCAGGAACCCGGTGCGGATGTCCCTCTTGGGTCAACCATTAAAAATTTTTACCTGCCTCACCGGGACGAAGCGGGTCGGCTTGTTTTGAGTCTTCAGGGAAAAGAGGCCAAAGTTTTAAGTGTCAACCGGACGGAAATCCGAGATCTCACGATTGAGCTTTACCAAGGGAGGGAGCCAACGGTCACCATTCGTTCCCCCCGTTGTGAGTTATGGAATCTCGAAAGCCGGTTGGTGGGACACGATGGAGTGCGTGTCGAGCGGAAGGACCTTCAGCTTACGTCACGTTCCATCGAATGGGATTTGAAAAGTCGGAAAGGGATTCTCCATGGGAACGTCCGTGTGGTGCTCTATGGCCTGCCCTTGGGAGCTCCTCCCAAGGGTCTTCCAAGAAACCCTAACTCCAAAGTTCCTCTCGAGGGATCCGGTGGAGCAACGGGGAGCTAATGGCTGGAATGGAGGCGTAATGGAAGCGGCAAATCG
This window encodes:
- a CDS encoding CTP synthase, which gives rise to MKHIFVTGGVVSSIGKGLTAAALGTLLERRGLRVTLQKFDPYLNVDPGTMNPYQHGEVYVLDDGAETDLDLGHYERFTSARLTRSNNVTTGQIYEAVLAKERRGDYLGKTVQVIPHVTDEIKERIRAVAREDECDLVITEIGGTTGDIEGLPFLEAVRQFAMEVGPRNALFLHVTLVPYIKAAGELKTKPTQQSVAKLREIGIQPHIIVCRTEVPIDLEVRRKIALYCNVPLEAVIEEQDVELSIYELPLALQQEGLDELVCRHLGLQLGAANMSDWKEFLRRLAQPKHTVEVAIVGKYIEHQDAYKSLCEALTHAGAELEARVAVRRVDAGQIEAQGPARYLDGINGILVPGGFGSRGVEGKIAAARYAREERIPYLGLCLGMQIAVIEFARNVLGLTRAHSTEFVPETPDPVICLLDEQRRVVVKGGTMRLGSSLCILRPGTRAWAAYGRSEVAERHRHRYEVNHAYRDRMEKAGFLVSGVAADDRLVEIMELVDHPWFVGCQFHPEFQSKPNRPHPLFVAFLRAALAHAQAARYPLLEIRN
- the kdsA gene encoding 3-deoxy-8-phosphooctulonate synthase, whose product is MKDRTQKNPLVLIAGPCLLESLSLGLEVAEFLKEEAVCRGFQFVFKASFDKANRSCISSPRGPGLAKGLEMLAEIRNRVGVAVTTDVHECWQVREVASVADLIQIPAFLSRQTELLLTAARSGRPVNVKKGQFLAPEDADRIAEKLRAGGCGNYFITERGTSFGYRDLVVDMRSLALMRRAGHRVIFDATHSVQRPGSLGNSSGGDRSLVPVLARAAVAAGVDGLFMETHPDPDRAWSDGPCMLPLKEIPSLLDTLGAIYEAIVLG
- a CDS encoding LptA/OstA family protein, with the translated sequence MARVFVVLCGVGLAAGLLAQEPGADVPLGSTIKNFYLPHRDEAGRLVLSLQGKEAKVLSVNRTEIRDLTIELYQGREPTVTIRSPRCELWNLESRLVGHDGVRVERKDLQLTSRSIEWDLKSRKGILHGNVRVVLYGLPLGAPPKGLPRNPNSKVPLEGSGGATGS